The DNA region CAAAGGGTTCCACCAAGGCTGCCGCAGCGTCCCCCACATCGGTGGGAACTGCCTTGGAAGCGCGGCCCCGTGGGGCATCCGGGTTGGTCAGGACCCCCGCAAGGGTAAAATGGCGGTCATCCAAGCAGAGCCGGGCCAGGGCTTCCAGGGCGGGGACGGCGATACCCGGGCTTCCCGCAAAGAGTATCCGCAACTTACAAGGCCTGCTGCTGTTTCTCTAGTTTGGCCAGGATCTTTTCCCGTCGGGACTCGCTCAGGCGGTCGATAAAGAGGGCGCCTTCCAGGTGATCATACTCGTGCTGGATGACCCGGGCCATGATCCCGTCCGCCTCCAGGGTAAAGGGCCGACCCTTTTCGTTCCAGGCCTGCACCCGCACCGACTCAGGGCGGACCACATCGGCCCAAATCCCGGGAATGGAAAGGCAGCCTTCCTCCTGTTTGACCGTTTCCTGTGAAGTAGCCACAATAGAAGGGTTGATAAACACCCGGGGCGCATCCCCGTCAATATGGACCACGAAGATCCGCTTCATGAGCCCTACCTGGGGGCCTGCCAGGCCTACACCCTTACCTTCATGCATGGTTTCAATCATGTTTTCCGCGATTTTTGCGATTTCTGAATCAATGGGCTTAATCGGCTCGGCTTTTTGGCGGAGCAGATCGTTACCTAGGGTTAAAATCTCCATAATACGGCTAATATACTAAAAAGCCGCTTTCCTGAATAGACAGACGCCGGTAAAAAAAGGTGACAAAAAGGTGACTGTCACCTTTTTCCCCGGTTGATTATGCGGATTTTGGGTGAATATGTCAAGGCGAATATACCGCCAATAGATGGTTGATATAGCTGGGAGATAGCTCCAAAAAGGTGACAGTCACCTTTTTTACCGCTACCCGTAGCGCCCCCCGCAAGGGGGGCACTACGAAAAAGTGGTGACTGTCACCTTTTTCGTCACCTTTTTTGACCCTTCACAACCTTCACCGCACAAGCTAAACTTTACCCATGTTTAACGATTGCATTATCATGGCCGGCGGTTCCGGGACCCGCCTGTGGCCGGCGAGCAATTCAAAAAACCCCAAGCAGTTTCTGTCCGGCCCCGGGGGGAAGAGCTTTTTTGTGTCCGCCTTGGAACGGGGCCTGGAGCTGACCCGGCGGCAGGAAGAGGGCAAAGCTCCGGGCCAGGTGATCATCATTGCCGGCAAGGGGCATACGCCCCATGTGATCCGGGCGGCAGGGGAATTTGACGAAACAGAGCGGCGGCGCATGGTGCTCATCCCCGAGCCTCTGGCAAAAAACACCGCCCCGGCCATTGCCTGCGGCGCCATTTACGCCAACCGGGTCTTTGGCGGGGACCGGAATATGCTGGTCCTCACCAGTGACCACATCATCGGCCCCCTGGAAGTCTTTGCCGCAGACGCTGCTGCTGCCGCCGTTTTCAGCGCTCAGGGGAAGCTCGCCGTGTTCGGCATACCTCCCCGGTCGGCGGAAACAGGGTACGGTTATATTGAAGCGGCGGAACTGCTCAGCCCGGCATCGGGCGGGGCCGGTACTTCTACCGAAGCTTCCGGTGGTACGGCGGTGTACCAGGCGGCGGCTTTCCGGGAAAAACCCGACCGGGCTACGGCGGAACAATTCCTCAAGGCGGGGAATTTTTACTGGAACTCCGGAATGTTCGCCTTTTCCTCGGAATTTATGCTGGGGGAATTCCGCCGGAACTCCCCTGAAACCTTGAAACCCTTCGAGGCCCTGAAAGCCCCGGACCAAGGCGCCTTCAGGACCGAGGGGGGGCTGCGTATCCTGGACAACTGGCCCTATCTGGCTGAAGCCTACCAGGCGGTCAAGGGCATCTCCTTTGACTATGCAATTGCCGAAAAGTGCCGGAGCGTGGTGATGGCCGCTGCCCGCTTCGACTGGTTCGACGTGGGCAGCTGGGACGAATATGCCCGGCTCATGGGAAAGACCGGCGCCGAGGTCTACGGAAAGACCGATACCTGTTTTGTGGATTCGGATATCCCCGTGGCACTCTGCGGGGTGGATGACCTTATCGTGGTGATCCGCTCCGGAAAGGACGGCGCCCCACCCACAGCGCTGATAGCGAAGAAGGGCGAAAGCCAGGGGGTACGGAACATTGTGGAGCAGATCAAGGGGGCAGGAAGGACGGAACTGCTGTAATTTTTAGTATTAAGGGTACTTTCAATTGATACGTGACAGAACCCCGATATTATGATATAATTTCCCCGATTAGATAAAATTCATTATATGGAGTGAGGTGAACATGGTTATTTTAGTATTAAATTGCGGATCATCTTCCGCAAAGTATCAGGTCTATGATTGGGACGCCAAGGATATCCTGGCAGTCGGGGTTGTGGAAAAGGTTACCCTGGGTGGTTCCTTTATCAGCCATAAGGTTAAGGGGCGGGAAGAGATAACCATTCAGCATGACTGTCCCACCCACACCGACGCGGTGGACTTTATCATCAAGACCCTGACCAGCAAAGAAAACGGGGTGATCAGCGACATGTCGGTGATCAAGGCCGTGGGCCACCGGGTACTCCACGGGGGCGACAAGTTTACCAAGAGCGTCATCGTGGACGATGCGGCCATGGCAGCTTTTAACGAGGTGAAGGACCTGGGTCCCCTGCATAACCCCGCCAACATTATGGGCATCGAGGCGGCCAAGAAGGTGCTCCCCAATGTGCCCCATTGCGCGATCATGGATACCGCCTGGCACCAGACCATGCCCCCTGAATCCTTCCTCTATGCAACCCCCTACGAATGGTATGAAAAATACGGTGTCCGCCGCTACGGCTTCCACGGTACCAGTTTCCTCTACACTGCCAAACGGGCCGCAGTGCTCCTGGGCCAGGACCCCTACAAAACCAACCTGATCATCTGCCACCTGGGCAACGGCGCCTCGGTAAACGCCGTGAAAGATGGCAAGTCCTTTGACACATCCATGGGCATTACCCCCCTGGAAGGGCTCATCATGGGAACCCGTTCCGGAGACGCGGACCCGGCCATGCCCTTCTACGTGATGCGGAAGACCGGCATGAGCCCCGCAGAAATGGAAAACGCCCTGAACAAAAAGTCCGGGCTCCTGGGAATCACAGGCCAATATGCGGACCGCCGGGACATCCAGAAGGCAGCCTTGGCCGGTGACGCCCGGGCGAAACTTGCCCAGGACATGGAAGCCCAGCGGGTCAAAAAGTACATAGGCGGCTATCTGGCGACCCTGGGCCGGGTGGATGCCCTGGTCTTTACCGCCGGGGTTGGGGAATTCGCCTTCTTCATCCGGAAGAAGATCCTGGAAGGCCTTGAAGGTTTGGGAATTGTCTACGATTCCAAGAAAAACGATCTGGCCTGTACCCGGAACACCGAGACCCTGATCTCCAAGCCCGAGTCGAAAATCCCCATCTACATCATCCCCACGGACGAAGAGCTGGTAATGACCGAAGACGCCTACGCCCTGATGGCAGGCACCTACGACGTGCACACCAAATTCACCTACTCCTTCCAGAGCAAGGACTATGTGAACAAGGGCCGGGCCGAAGGCTTGAAGGAAGAACTCAAGAAGAAGCCGGACCTGCAATCGGTTATCGCGGTACCTAAATAAATAAGGAATGAGGAGGTAGGAGTGAGGAATTTCCACCCCTGCCTCCTGTTCTCTACGGTAAATCTTTGCTTTTTTCGTAAATATCGTTATATTAAATGTAAGGGTGTTACCCTTTGGGATCGCTCGTAAGAGGGTCCTATTTTTGCCGGGCCTAAGGCCGGCGCAGCGCACGGTGATGCGCAAAGGAGCCTAATATGAAAGGCAACAGATCTTACATGGACATGGGCACGATTTTCGATGAAATCTTCGAAGCAGCCCGTGATTTCTCCGACGAATTCCATCGGAATTTTCGCCCCATGGGCGATGGGGCGGATTGTAACCCCAGGAACCCCTTTACCAAAGCCCCCTTCGATGAAAATGTTGACTATTACCCCAACTATTCCTACCCCCCGATGAATGTCTACATGACCGATGACCGCAGCCTTATCTTCGAATTTGCCC from Treponema primitia ZAS-2 includes:
- the def gene encoding peptide deformylase codes for the protein MEILTLGNDLLRQKAEPIKPIDSEIAKIAENMIETMHEGKGVGLAGPQVGLMKRIFVVHIDGDAPRVFINPSIVATSQETVKQEEGCLSIPGIWADVVRPESVRVQAWNEKGRPFTLEADGIMARVIQHEYDHLEGALFIDRLSESRREKILAKLEKQQQAL
- a CDS encoding mannose-1-phosphate guanylyltransferase, translated to MFNDCIIMAGGSGTRLWPASNSKNPKQFLSGPGGKSFFVSALERGLELTRRQEEGKAPGQVIIIAGKGHTPHVIRAAGEFDETERRRMVLIPEPLAKNTAPAIACGAIYANRVFGGDRNMLVLTSDHIIGPLEVFAADAAAAAVFSAQGKLAVFGIPPRSAETGYGYIEAAELLSPASGGAGTSTEASGGTAVYQAAAFREKPDRATAEQFLKAGNFYWNSGMFAFSSEFMLGEFRRNSPETLKPFEALKAPDQGAFRTEGGLRILDNWPYLAEAYQAVKGISFDYAIAEKCRSVVMAAARFDWFDVGSWDEYARLMGKTGAEVYGKTDTCFVDSDIPVALCGVDDLIVVIRSGKDGAPPTALIAKKGESQGVRNIVEQIKGAGRTELL
- a CDS encoding acetate kinase encodes the protein MVILVLNCGSSSAKYQVYDWDAKDILAVGVVEKVTLGGSFISHKVKGREEITIQHDCPTHTDAVDFIIKTLTSKENGVISDMSVIKAVGHRVLHGGDKFTKSVIVDDAAMAAFNEVKDLGPLHNPANIMGIEAAKKVLPNVPHCAIMDTAWHQTMPPESFLYATPYEWYEKYGVRRYGFHGTSFLYTAKRAAVLLGQDPYKTNLIICHLGNGASVNAVKDGKSFDTSMGITPLEGLIMGTRSGDADPAMPFYVMRKTGMSPAEMENALNKKSGLLGITGQYADRRDIQKAALAGDARAKLAQDMEAQRVKKYIGGYLATLGRVDALVFTAGVGEFAFFIRKKILEGLEGLGIVYDSKKNDLACTRNTETLISKPESKIPIYIIPTDEELVMTEDAYALMAGTYDVHTKFTYSFQSKDYVNKGRAEGLKEELKKKPDLQSVIAVPK